A single window of Nicotiana sylvestris chromosome 5, ASM39365v2, whole genome shotgun sequence DNA harbors:
- the LOC138868778 gene encoding uncharacterized protein, giving the protein MDVIGPIDPAASTGYRFILVAIDYFTEWVEVKTFKSVTKKAVVDFVHSNFIYRFGIPKVIIMDNGTNLNSHLMTETCQQFKIIHRNSTPYLPKENGAVEAANKNIKKILRKMVEVRATPYLLVYGTEVVVPAEIEITSLRIIVEAEIDDVKWVKTRLEQLSLIDEKRLAAVCHGQLYKQRMARAYNKKGHKIRLFWRNSPWRKADNKQDPLG; this is encoded by the exons atggatgtcattgggccgatCGATCCAGCAGCATCAACCGGATAcagatttattctggtagccatagaTTATTTCACCGAGTGGGTTGAagtgaaaactttcaaatctgtgaccaagaaagcagtggtcgattttgtgcattcaaatttCATctatcggtttgggattccgaaggtaatcatcatggACAATGgcactaatctcaacagtcatctgatgacagagacatgtcagcagtttaagattatacatcgcaattccaccccatatctccCTAAggagaatggagcagtcgaggcagccaacaagaatataaagaagatacttcgaaaaatggtggaag taagggccactccttatttgttggtgtatggcacggaggtagtagtacccgcagaaattgaaatcacGTCCCTTCGGATAATCGTTGAGGCGGAAATTGATGATGttaagtgggtcaaaacccgcttggagcaattaagtctgattgatgaaaagagattggcagcagtgtgtcacggccaGTTGTACaaacagagaatggcgagagcatataacaagaag gggcataaAATTCGTTTGTTTTGGAGAAACTCCCCGTGGAGAAAGGCAGACaacaaacag gaccctcttggataa